In one Planctomycetota bacterium genomic region, the following are encoded:
- a CDS encoding acetyl-CoA carboxylase carboxyltransferase subunit alpha translates to MSVANQRLVFERPIYELELRLNKLEAAPDRKADAEDEIRKLRREVAELRKKVYGNLQAWEVVQVARHPDRPMTTDYIDLIFDDFFELHGDKAYGDDQAIRTGFAKLDEYKVMVVGHFKGKTLKERNACYFGCAHPEGYRKALGKMKLAAKYQVPVICFIDTPGAYPGVGAEERGQSQMIANNMFEMSRLGTPIICVVIGEGGSGGALGIGVGDRVAMLEFAYYSVISPEGCAGILWKSAKHAPEAAKALKFTSRDLLQLGVIDDIIEEPLGGAHRDHHQMAARLKMYLLRHLRDLVAQSAEQLVGGRYEKFRRMGKFLETPAAT, encoded by the coding sequence ATGTCCGTCGCTAATCAACGTCTGGTGTTCGAGCGTCCGATCTACGAGCTTGAACTCCGGCTCAACAAGCTCGAAGCCGCTCCCGACCGCAAGGCCGACGCCGAGGACGAAATCCGCAAGCTCCGCCGCGAGGTGGCCGAGCTGCGCAAGAAGGTCTATGGCAATCTTCAGGCCTGGGAAGTCGTGCAGGTCGCGCGGCATCCTGACCGGCCGATGACGACCGATTACATCGATCTGATCTTCGACGACTTCTTCGAACTGCACGGCGACAAGGCCTATGGCGACGACCAGGCCATTCGGACCGGCTTTGCCAAGCTGGACGAGTACAAGGTGATGGTCGTCGGCCACTTCAAAGGCAAGACGCTCAAGGAGCGGAACGCCTGCTACTTTGGTTGCGCCCATCCCGAGGGCTATCGCAAAGCGCTCGGCAAGATGAAGCTGGCGGCCAAGTACCAGGTGCCGGTGATCTGCTTCATCGACACGCCGGGCGCTTACCCAGGCGTCGGCGCCGAAGAGCGCGGCCAGTCGCAGATGATCGCCAACAACATGTTCGAGATGTCCCGGCTGGGGACGCCGATCATCTGTGTGGTGATCGGAGAAGGGGGCTCAGGCGGGGCGTTGGGCATCGGCGTCGGCGATCGCGTGGCCATGCTCGAGTTCGCTTACTACTCGGTGATCAGCCCTGAAGGGTGCGCCGGCATCTTGTGGAAGAGCGCCAAGCACGCCCCCGAGGCGGCCAAGGCGTTGAAGTTCACGTCGCGCGATCTGCTGCAGTTGGGCGTGATCGACGACATCATCGAAGAGCCGCTCGGTGGCGCTCACCGGGACCATCACCAGATGGCGGCCCGGCTGAAGATGTACTTGCTGCGTCACTTGCGCGATCTGGTCGCGCAGTCGGCCGAGCAACTGGTCGGCGGGCGCTACGAAAAGTTCCGCCGCATGGGCAAGTTCCTCGAAACGCCCGCGGCGACATAA
- a CDS encoding CvpA family protein — protein MLVVLVGTAVHGAWKGLAWQIASLAALLASGYVALQFSDPLAPYLSSSTPWNKFLAMLLLYLATSLTIWMLFRAVKSAIDRVQMGSFDRQLGGIFGVAKGLLYCTVITFFVVTLWGTGREYVLQSRSGYYLSVGLHRATPILPKEVRDYLGEYIDQLNRGLDPRRPGPGGTGLRI, from the coding sequence ATGCTTGTGGTCCTGGTGGGCACGGCCGTACATGGCGCGTGGAAGGGGCTGGCGTGGCAAATCGCGTCGCTGGCCGCGCTGCTGGCCAGCGGCTATGTCGCCCTGCAGTTCAGCGACCCGTTGGCGCCGTATCTGAGTTCCAGCACGCCTTGGAACAAGTTTCTGGCGATGTTGCTGTTGTACCTGGCCACGTCGCTGACGATTTGGATGCTGTTCCGCGCCGTCAAAAGCGCGATCGATCGGGTGCAGATGGGCAGTTTCGATCGTCAACTCGGCGGCATCTTTGGCGTGGCCAAGGGGCTGCTCTATTGCACGGTGATCACGTTCTTCGTCGTCACCCTGTGGGGAACCGGCCGCGAGTACGTGCTGCAATCGCGCTCGGGCTACTACCTTTCGGTTGGGCTGCACCGCGCGACGCCCATTCTGCCCAAGGAAGTTCGCGACTACCTGGGCGAGTACATCGACCAGTTGAATCGCGGTCTCGACCCGCGCCGGCCCGGCCCCGGCGGTACCGGCTTGCGGATTTAA
- a CDS encoding metal-dependent hydrolase, with protein sequence MPGFKVHITASTILGVGYGAAGLLYDVPASTCALATTLCSVSGMLPDLDSGPGKPMHESICFAAAAVPMAMADRFKHLGWTHESIILAGAAIYLFIRFVLYNMLKHLTVHRGIFHSFPVMFIFAEAAFLICSSGDLNLRYYKAGAIGVGFFSHLLLDEIWSIDFRHMRLKSSFGTAIKFWSDCRWANCVAYLLLIVSTLVVFYDPVWDNSGGQTEQLHEVATRLLEGWMK encoded by the coding sequence ATGCCTGGCTTCAAAGTTCATATCACGGCGAGCACGATCTTGGGCGTGGGTTACGGCGCGGCGGGCCTGTTGTACGATGTGCCCGCCTCGACCTGCGCGTTGGCCACCACGCTGTGCAGCGTGTCAGGCATGTTGCCGGACTTGGACAGCGGGCCGGGCAAGCCGATGCACGAGAGCATCTGCTTCGCGGCGGCCGCGGTGCCGATGGCCATGGCCGACCGGTTCAAGCACCTGGGTTGGACGCACGAGTCGATCATTCTGGCCGGGGCAGCTATTTACCTGTTCATTCGCTTTGTCCTCTACAACATGCTCAAGCACCTGACGGTGCATCGCGGCATCTTTCACAGCTTCCCGGTGATGTTCATCTTTGCCGAGGCGGCGTTCCTGATCTGCTCGTCGGGCGATCTGAACTTGCGCTATTACAAGGCCGGCGCGATCGGAGTCGGCTTCTTCTCGCACTTGCTGCTGGACGAGATCTGGAGCATCGACTTCCGGCACATGCGCCTGAAAAGTTCGTTCGGCACCGCGATCAAGTTCTGGAGCGACTGCCGCTGGGCGAACTGCGTGGCGTACTTGTTGCTGATCGTCTCGACACTGGTCGTGTTCTACGACCCGGTGTGGGACAACTCGGGGGGCCAGACCGAGCAACTGCACGAGGTGGCCACGCGGCTGCTCGAAGGGTGGATGAAGTAG
- the pdxA gene encoding 4-hydroxythreonine-4-phosphate dehydrogenase PdxA — MELPRLAWTIGDPAGVGPEVLVGAWANPLIHQWCRPLVAGHPEMLRRAARLLKSPVQIVEVASAADARPSIDVMPCLPCGSDDVLGVAPCTIDARSGQAAYDAVVRATQLALANEIDGLVTAPLHKAALWRAGHHYPGHTELLAELCGVQQFAMMLYLGPDETIRGPAGLGVVHVTLHMALGEVWNHLTTPAIIEKIELADQVMRAMNAPRPRVGVCALNPHAGEQGLFGDEEPRLIAPAVAAARERGIDASGPHPTDTLMVRARDGEFDAVVAMYHDQGHIALKLLGMHRAVNVTLGLPIVRTSVAHGTAFDLAWQGRAETSSMIEATRVAANLARQRMERRG; from the coding sequence ATGGAACTGCCGCGCTTAGCTTGGACCATCGGCGATCCCGCCGGCGTGGGGCCCGAGGTGCTCGTCGGCGCGTGGGCGAATCCGCTCATTCACCAGTGGTGCCGCCCGCTGGTGGCGGGGCATCCCGAGATGTTGCGCCGCGCGGCTCGACTGCTCAAAAGTCCCGTGCAAATCGTCGAGGTGGCAAGCGCGGCCGACGCGCGACCATCGATCGACGTCATGCCTTGCCTGCCATGTGGCAGCGACGATGTGCTCGGCGTCGCGCCATGTACGATCGACGCGCGCAGCGGCCAGGCCGCCTACGATGCCGTCGTCCGGGCCACGCAACTGGCGCTGGCCAACGAGATCGACGGGCTCGTCACCGCGCCGCTGCACAAGGCGGCACTCTGGAGGGCAGGGCACCACTACCCGGGGCACACCGAGTTGCTGGCCGAGCTGTGCGGAGTACAGCAGTTCGCCATGATGCTCTATCTGGGGCCCGACGAAACGATCCGCGGGCCGGCCGGGTTGGGCGTAGTGCATGTGACGCTACACATGGCCTTGGGCGAGGTGTGGAACCATCTGACCACGCCGGCGATTATCGAAAAGATTGAACTGGCCGATCAGGTGATGCGAGCCATGAACGCGCCGCGGCCGCGCGTCGGCGTCTGTGCTTTGAACCCTCACGCTGGCGAGCAGGGGCTGTTTGGCGACGAGGAGCCGCGACTGATCGCGCCGGCCGTAGCGGCGGCCCGCGAGCGGGGAATCGACGCCTCGGGGCCGCACCCGACCGACACGTTGATGGTTCGCGCCCGCGACGGCGAGTTCGACGCCGTGGTGGCGATGTATCACGACCAGGGACACATCGCGCTCAAGCTATTAGGCATGCACCGGGCGGTGAACGTCACGCTCGGGCTGCCGATCGTGCGGACCAGCGTGGCCCACGGCACGGCGTTCGATCTGGCCTGGCAGGGGCGCGCCGAGACGAGCAGCATGATCGAAGCCACGCGCGTGGCGGCGAACCTGGCACGCCAGCGCATGGAACGCCGCGGCTGA
- a CDS encoding ZIP family metal transporter, with the protein MSLPAILTIYAFLVVLASLVGGLAPVWLRLGHTRMQMALSLVGGAMLAVALLHLMPHAYYQLESMPQTSGWVLAGFLAMFLIERVFHFHHHGATEDDAHDHHDCQHAEHPHDIEHASNNLRWPAVLAGLSLHSVLDGIALAAAVFADEQGPLGLAGLSIFLIVLMHKPFDSLALGTLLASQRTPPAKLHVINLLYALTVPVGAILFAFGIEGRTANEAQALGIALAFAAGMFLCIATSDLLPELQFHTHDRFKLTLALLVGIAMAAGLVMLEETYHDHSHGHEHHQHDDHGHSHDHGHKH; encoded by the coding sequence ATGTCCCTGCCGGCGATTTTGACGATTTACGCCTTCCTGGTCGTGCTCGCCTCGCTCGTGGGCGGATTGGCGCCGGTCTGGCTCCGCTTGGGCCACACGCGGATGCAAATGGCGCTCAGCCTGGTCGGCGGCGCCATGCTGGCCGTGGCGCTGCTGCACCTGATGCCGCACGCCTATTACCAGCTTGAGTCCATGCCCCAGACCAGCGGCTGGGTGCTGGCTGGCTTCCTGGCGATGTTCCTCATCGAGCGGGTCTTCCACTTTCACCATCACGGCGCGACCGAGGACGACGCGCACGATCACCACGATTGTCAGCACGCCGAGCACCCGCACGACATTGAACATGCGTCAAACAATCTGCGCTGGCCGGCGGTGCTGGCCGGCTTGTCATTGCACAGCGTGCTCGATGGCATCGCGCTGGCCGCCGCGGTCTTTGCCGACGAGCAAGGTCCGCTGGGGCTGGCCGGCTTGTCGATTTTTCTGATCGTGCTTATGCACAAGCCATTCGATTCGCTGGCCCTGGGGACGCTCTTGGCGTCGCAGCGCACGCCGCCGGCGAAGCTGCACGTCATCAACTTGCTCTACGCCCTCACAGTCCCGGTAGGAGCGATCTTGTTCGCCTTCGGCATCGAAGGGCGAACGGCCAACGAAGCGCAAGCCCTGGGCATTGCCCTGGCCTTCGCGGCGGGCATGTTCTTGTGCATCGCCACCAGCGACTTGTTGCCCGAGCTACAGTTCCACACCCACGACCGGTTCAAGCTGACGCTGGCGCTGCTGGTGGGAATTGCGATGGCCGCCGGCCTGGTCATGCTCGAAGAGACGTATCACGACCACAGCCACGGCCACGAGCATCATCAACACGACGACCACGGACACAGCCACGATCACGGTCACAAGCACTGA
- a CDS encoding D-tyrosyl-tRNA(Tyr) deacylase gives MRAVVQRVSEAAVTVDGQTVGAIGRGLLVLLGVATDDTEVDVAAMVDKLSGLRIFEDSAGKMNLALADVGGAMLVVSQFTLLGDCRGGRRPSYTAAAPPELAERLYEQVVTQLRSRAVEVATGKFRAMMQVSLVNDGPVTLLIDTRKVF, from the coding sequence ATGCGGGCAGTGGTGCAACGGGTGAGCGAAGCGGCGGTGACGGTCGATGGCCAGACCGTCGGTGCGATCGGGCGTGGTTTGCTCGTGTTACTGGGCGTGGCCACGGACGACACCGAAGTCGATGTCGCGGCCATGGTCGACAAGCTGAGCGGCCTGCGGATCTTTGAAGACAGCGCCGGCAAGATGAACCTAGCGCTGGCCGACGTGGGGGGAGCGATGCTCGTGGTCAGCCAATTCACGTTGCTGGGCGATTGTCGCGGTGGACGCCGGCCGAGCTATACCGCCGCCGCGCCGCCGGAACTGGCCGAGCGGTTGTACGAGCAAGTGGTGACGCAACTGCGCTCCCGAGCAGTCGAGGTCGCGACCGGCAAGTTTCGGGCGATGATGCAGGTGTCGCTAGTGAACGACGGCCCGGTGACACTGCTGATTGACACGCGCAAGGTGTTTTGA